The proteins below are encoded in one region of Clostridium estertheticum:
- a CDS encoding histidine phosphatase family protein produces the protein MNTTITLIRHGETNWNVLGKFQGCKDIILSNEGILQAQYLNERFQNKFDYIYTSPLKRAHETAEIISKGSNIIPIVEPGITEIDFGEWEGLTIKEVETNYPKELVLWRTDELNGPMCGGEWSLKIASMRAKEAILNIATKHPGKKIIIVAHGGIIKAGLLGIFDLKMTMYHKIILGNTSVCKIIFDNDLNPKIITLNDTSHLPDNYRIKSYV, from the coding sequence TTGAATACAACAATAACACTAATAAGACATGGTGAAACCAACTGGAATGTTCTAGGAAAATTCCAAGGGTGTAAAGATATTATTCTATCAAATGAAGGAATACTTCAAGCCCAATATTTAAATGAAAGATTTCAAAACAAATTTGATTATATTTATACAAGTCCGTTAAAGAGAGCACATGAAACAGCAGAAATCATATCCAAAGGTAGTAATATTATACCTATAGTTGAACCAGGTATAACAGAAATAGATTTTGGAGAGTGGGAAGGTCTTACCATTAAGGAAGTTGAAACAAACTACCCAAAAGAATTAGTTTTATGGAGAACCGATGAACTTAATGGCCCTATGTGTGGTGGGGAATGGAGTCTTAAAATTGCCAGCATGCGGGCTAAGGAGGCAATCTTAAATATCGCAACTAAGCATCCAGGAAAAAAGATTATAATAGTAGCTCACGGCGGAATTATTAAAGCTGGACTACTAGGCATCTTTGACCTTAAAATGACTATGTATCATAAAATAATTTTAGGAAATACATCCGTATGTAAAATAATTTTTGATAATGACTTAAATCCTAAAATAATTACATTAAATGATACAAGCCATCTTCCTGACAACTATAGGATAAAATCTTATGTTTAG
- the aroA gene encoding 3-phosphoshikimate 1-carboxyvinyltransferase — protein MKSVIIKPSYLNGKVKIPPSKSLSHRAVIAAGLSNGKCSIDNISMSEDIIATCEIMEKLGVDIKRLPSNIKVCGKGKPTFKLSENLSNELQCNESGSTLRFLIPIAMLTGEKIVFNGKSKLVQRTLKPYYDIFDKQNIKYTTNNGNLPLTVEGSLEPGVFELRGDVSSQFITGLIYSLPLLDGDSIIKITTKMESIGYIDLTLDVLSKFGVKIENNNYREFKIKGNQHYNRIDYRVEGDFSQAAFYLAAGVLGGEVQCTDLNMESLQGDKVIVDIIKNMGGNITIKDGILKASKSNLKGTIVDASQCPDLVPIVAVLAALSEGTTEIINAGRVRIKESDRLKAMATELNKIGAEIIEKEDSLIIHGKPALRGGVVSSWNDHRIAMAMAIASIRCSEELTIEDSGAVKKSYPGFYEDFKSLGGKINERTMG, from the coding sequence ATGAAATCTGTTATAATTAAACCTTCTTATTTAAATGGAAAAGTGAAAATTCCACCGTCAAAATCATTATCTCATAGAGCAGTTATAGCAGCAGGATTAAGTAATGGAAAATGTTCTATTGATAATATTAGTATGTCTGAGGATATAATAGCCACTTGCGAAATAATGGAGAAACTTGGAGTTGATATTAAAAGATTACCAAGTAACATTAAAGTATGTGGGAAAGGTAAGCCGACCTTTAAGCTTAGTGAAAATCTAAGTAATGAACTACAATGTAATGAAAGCGGATCAACTTTAAGGTTCTTAATTCCTATAGCGATGCTGACTGGAGAAAAAATAGTATTTAATGGTAAGTCTAAACTAGTACAAAGAACACTTAAACCATATTATGATATTTTTGATAAGCAGAACATAAAGTACACTACAAATAACGGTAATCTGCCCTTAACGGTAGAAGGAAGCCTTGAACCTGGTGTTTTCGAACTTAGAGGGGATGTAAGTTCTCAGTTTATTACTGGACTTATTTATTCACTTCCTTTATTAGACGGGGATTCAATAATTAAGATTACTACTAAAATGGAATCTATTGGATATATAGATTTAACTTTAGATGTACTTTCTAAATTTGGTGTAAAAATAGAAAATAACAATTATAGAGAATTTAAGATAAAGGGTAATCAACATTACAATAGGATAGATTACAGAGTTGAAGGTGATTTTTCTCAAGCAGCGTTTTATCTTGCTGCGGGTGTATTAGGCGGAGAAGTGCAGTGTACGGATTTAAATATGGAATCTCTTCAAGGAGATAAAGTAATAGTAGATATAATTAAAAATATGGGTGGAAATATTACTATTAAAGATGGTATTTTAAAGGCATCAAAATCAAATTTAAAAGGGACTATTGTTGATGCATCTCAATGTCCTGACCTTGTACCAATAGTTGCTGTTCTTGCAGCATTAAGCGAGGGAACAACGGAGATTATTAATGCAGGTAGAGTTAGAATAAAGGAATCGGATAGATTAAAGGCTATGGCAACAGAGTTAAATAAAATTGGAGCGGAGATTATAGAAAAAGAGGATTCACTGATAATTCACGGGAAGCCAGCTCTTCGCGGCGGAGTTGTAAGCAGTTGGAATGATCATAGAATAGCTATGGCTATGGCTATTGCTTCAATTAGATGCAGTGAGGAGCTTACAATCGAGGACAGCGGAGCAGTTAAAAAATCTTACCCAGGGTTTTATGAAGATTTTAAGAGTCTAGGAGGGAAAATTAATGAGCGGACAATGGGGTAA
- the trpA gene encoding tryptophan synthase subunit alpha, producing MNRIVEKFNYLKSKNEKAFIPFITGGDPDLDTTLELVLTLEKAGADIIEIGVPYSDPMADGPVIQASSTRSLAHGTKIKSIMEKVHEIREKTQIPLVYLLYYNSIFKYGDVAFFKKCKEVGIDGLIIPDLPLEERAEVIEIADKYDICIIPMVAPTSKSRIKAITTLGKGFVYCVSVNGVTGTRQKLNTDIKEYMDLVSTYTDMPKGLGFGISNAEMAKAYAPYCEAIIVGSAIIKLVAEGGSRKEILKRVYDFALGIKNAIN from the coding sequence ATGAATAGAATAGTTGAGAAATTTAATTATCTTAAATCAAAAAACGAAAAAGCATTTATACCTTTTATAACTGGTGGAGATCCAGATTTAGATACAACCTTAGAATTAGTTCTAACTCTTGAAAAAGCTGGTGCTGATATAATAGAGATTGGAGTTCCATATTCTGATCCTATGGCAGATGGACCAGTAATACAGGCATCCTCTACTAGGTCATTAGCTCATGGAACTAAAATAAAATCTATTATGGAAAAGGTTCACGAGATAAGAGAAAAGACGCAAATTCCACTAGTATATCTACTTTATTATAATTCAATATTTAAATATGGTGATGTTGCGTTTTTTAAGAAATGCAAGGAAGTTGGTATTGATGGATTGATAATTCCTGATCTTCCACTGGAGGAGAGAGCTGAAGTAATAGAAATTGCAGATAAATATGATATATGCATAATACCAATGGTTGCTCCAACATCGAAATCAAGAATTAAAGCTATAACTACTCTTGGAAAAGGTTTTGTATATTGTGTCTCCGTAAACGGGGTTACAGGAACAAGGCAAAAACTTAATACAGACATTAAAGAGTATATGGATTTAGTTTCTACGTATACGGATATGCCTAAAGGACTTGGTTTTGGAATATCAAATGCTGAAATGGCAAAGGCATACGCCCCTTATTGTGAAGCCATTATTGTTGGAAGTGCAATAATTAAATTGGTTGCTGAGGGTGGCTCGCGAAAGGAAATATTAAAAAGAGTATACGACTTTGCACTAGGTATAAAAAATGCAATAAATTAA
- the aroC gene encoding chorismate synthase, with protein MSGQWGKKVKYSIFGESHGRGIGITIDGLPPGIKLDMDFINGEMQRRAPGRDEFSTKRKEGDKVEILSGYFNGYTTGTPLCGVIFNENQNSKDYDKLKNLARPGHADFTGKVKYSGFNDYRGGGHFSGRITAPLVFAGAVAKQILFDKGIVIGSHILSIGNVFDSYFDGVNLKIQTLADVLRKDFPVLDDLKGKEMKNIILKAKEETDSVGGIIEGSILNLPCGLGEPFFDSLESNLAQLLFSVPAVKGVEFGMGFEITKIRGSKANDVPYIYEEKVLTKTNNNGGINGGISNGMPVIFRVAMKPTPSIAKTQNTIDMATGENSEISVIGRHDPCIVLRALPVIEACAAMSILDFI; from the coding sequence ATGAGCGGACAATGGGGTAAAAAAGTTAAGTATTCTATATTTGGAGAATCTCATGGGAGAGGAATAGGTATAACTATTGATGGATTACCACCAGGCATTAAGCTTGATATGGATTTTATAAATGGTGAAATGCAAAGAAGGGCACCAGGACGTGATGAATTTTCAACTAAAAGAAAAGAAGGAGACAAAGTTGAAATATTAAGTGGATATTTTAATGGTTACACCACAGGGACACCTCTTTGTGGCGTTATTTTTAACGAAAATCAAAATTCAAAAGATTATGACAAGTTGAAAAATTTAGCAAGGCCAGGTCATGCAGATTTCACAGGAAAAGTTAAGTATTCAGGTTTTAATGATTACAGAGGTGGAGGTCATTTCTCAGGAAGAATTACAGCGCCACTTGTTTTTGCAGGGGCAGTAGCAAAACAAATACTTTTTGATAAGGGAATTGTAATAGGAAGTCATATTTTAAGTATTGGGAATGTATTTGACAGCTATTTTGATGGTGTTAATTTAAAGATACAGACGTTAGCAGATGTTCTAAGAAAAGATTTTCCTGTGCTTGATGATTTAAAAGGGAAAGAAATGAAGAATATTATATTAAAAGCTAAGGAAGAAACTGATTCAGTTGGAGGGATAATCGAAGGTTCTATATTAAATCTACCTTGTGGACTAGGCGAACCATTCTTTGATTCGCTAGAAAGTAATTTAGCACAATTGTTATTTTCTGTACCTGCAGTAAAGGGTGTAGAATTTGGAATGGGATTTGAAATAACAAAAATCAGGGGAAGCAAGGCAAATGATGTTCCTTATATATATGAAGAAAAGGTGCTTACTAAAACAAACAACAATGGTGGAATAAATGGAGGAATATCTAATGGAATGCCTGTGATTTTTAGAGTTGCAATGAAACCTACACCTTCAATCGCAAAAACTCAAAATACCATTGATATGGCAACTGGTGAAAATTCAGAAATATCAGTTATAGGTAGACATGATCCTTGTATAGTTTTAAGAGCACTACCGGTAATTGAAGCTTGCGCAGCAATGAGTATTTTAGATTTTATATAG
- a CDS encoding shikimate kinase, which translates to MKNIVLIGMPGCGKSEIGEILAEKIEMDFIDVDVFIESSTSRSITEIFKNGEDVFRDIESIAVMDLSKKNHVVISTGGGVIKRYENIINLKRNGIIIYINRPIENIVSDINIEGRPLLAKDPGRISKLFDERGPLYKKYCDYEVMNISEINDVVNDIIQIYTKSQAK; encoded by the coding sequence ATGAAAAATATAGTTCTGATTGGAATGCCCGGTTGTGGTAAAAGTGAAATTGGAGAAATACTTGCAGAGAAAATAGAGATGGATTTCATAGATGTAGATGTTTTTATTGAATCTAGTACAAGCCGTTCAATTACTGAAATATTTAAAAATGGTGAGGATGTATTTAGAGATATAGAATCTATTGCAGTTATGGACTTATCGAAAAAAAATCATGTAGTTATTTCAACTGGTGGTGGAGTAATTAAAAGATATGAAAATATAATAAATCTTAAGAGAAATGGCATTATTATTTATATCAATCGTCCAATTGAAAATATAGTATCTGATATAAATATTGAGGGGCGCCCCTTACTTGCAAAGGATCCAGGTAGAATATCTAAATTGTTTGATGAGAGAGGACCACTTTATAAAAAGTATTGCGATTATGAGGTAATGAATATTAGTGAAATAAATGATGTAGTAAATGATATTATACAAATATATACAAAATCACAGGCGAAATAA
- the aroE gene encoding shikimate dehydrogenase, whose translation MSELYGLLGEKLTHSVSPQIHSKIFNKLGMKGYYHLFEVEKKDLKAVMEGFKVIKPRGINVTIPYKIKVMEFLDEISTEAKAIGAVNTIKFENGNTIGYNTDYFGIGMLFNKNDIKVENKKATIFGNGGVAVAMVNYLLNNGISEITVVTRNVSKLKENSSFNSCRVISYNEIQEIKEPSIAINCTPLGMYPNLNNSPIEKKYIGKFTSAVDMIYNPKETLFLKYAKEADLKAVNGLYMLVGQATCAQEIWNNIKITKKIIDEIYEEVGRGVEK comes from the coding sequence ATGTCAGAGTTATATGGTCTACTTGGAGAAAAACTAACACATAGTGTTTCACCGCAAATACATTCAAAAATCTTTAATAAATTAGGAATGAAGGGTTATTATCATTTGTTTGAAGTAGAAAAAAAAGATCTTAAAGCGGTTATGGAAGGGTTTAAGGTTATTAAACCAAGAGGTATTAATGTAACCATTCCTTATAAAATTAAAGTTATGGAATTCCTTGATGAAATTAGTACAGAGGCAAAAGCAATAGGAGCTGTAAACACCATAAAGTTTGAAAATGGGAACACTATTGGGTATAATACAGATTACTTTGGAATTGGAATGTTATTTAATAAAAATGATATAAAAGTGGAAAATAAAAAAGCAACGATATTTGGTAATGGCGGGGTAGCGGTTGCTATGGTGAATTACCTTTTAAATAATGGAATCAGTGAAATTACTGTAGTGACAAGAAATGTTTCAAAGCTTAAGGAGAATAGTAGCTTTAATTCTTGCAGAGTGATTTCTTATAATGAAATTCAGGAAATTAAAGAGCCTAGCATAGCGATAAACTGTACACCACTTGGAATGTATCCAAACCTAAACAATTCACCTATTGAAAAAAAATATATTGGTAAATTTACAAGTGCCGTAGATATGATTTACAATCCCAAAGAAACGCTATTTTTAAAGTATGCGAAAGAGGCGGATTTAAAAGCAGTTAATGGTCTGTATATGCTTGTTGGTCAGGCAACCTGCGCTCAGGAAATATGGAATAATATTAAAATTACAAAGAAAATAATTGATGAAATTTATGAAGAGGTAGGTAGAGGAGTAGAGAAATAG
- the aroF gene encoding 3-deoxy-7-phosphoheptulonate synthase, with the protein MVIVMKANAKENQILAMKKKLEELGFMVHVSKGESHCVLGLVGDTTTINESQIEAVECVDKVMRVQAPYKRGNRLFHPDDSIIKVDELTIGGKELAIIAGPCAVESEEQLIHIAKDVKRAGANFLRGGAYKPRTSPYSFQGMEEEGLKILLEAKKITGLPIVTEVMSVELVDKISQYADVLQIGARNMQNFDLLKEVGRCNKTILLKRGMSATIEELLMSAEYIMSEGNEKVVLCERGIRTFETFTRNTLDLSAIPVLKKLSHLPVIVDPSHAAGKWWLVEPLAKAAIAVGADGLEIEVHYDPANAFSDGPQSLKPEKFESLMDSIRVIAKTQNKIV; encoded by the coding sequence ATGGTAATCGTAATGAAAGCAAATGCAAAAGAGAATCAAATTTTGGCTATGAAGAAAAAATTAGAGGAATTAGGTTTCATGGTTCATGTTTCTAAGGGAGAAAGTCATTGTGTTTTAGGACTCGTTGGAGATACAACTACAATAAACGAAAGTCAAATTGAGGCAGTAGAGTGTGTTGATAAGGTTATGAGAGTTCAGGCGCCTTACAAAAGAGGTAACAGACTATTTCATCCAGATGATTCAATAATAAAGGTAGATGAGCTAACAATTGGTGGAAAAGAACTAGCGATAATAGCCGGGCCTTGCGCTGTTGAAAGTGAAGAGCAATTAATACATATTGCAAAAGATGTAAAAAGAGCTGGAGCTAATTTCCTAAGAGGAGGGGCTTACAAACCAAGAACTTCACCATACAGTTTTCAAGGAATGGAAGAAGAAGGGCTAAAAATATTATTAGAGGCTAAAAAAATAACAGGACTCCCAATAGTAACCGAAGTTATGAGTGTTGAACTTGTTGATAAAATATCTCAATATGCTGATGTTCTACAAATTGGTGCTAGGAATATGCAAAATTTCGATCTTTTAAAGGAAGTAGGAAGATGCAATAAAACGATTTTATTAAAAAGAGGCATGAGCGCAACTATTGAAGAACTACTTATGTCAGCTGAGTACATAATGTCTGAGGGAAATGAAAAAGTAGTTTTATGCGAAAGAGGAATTAGAACATTTGAAACTTTTACAAGAAACACTTTAGATTTAAGCGCAATTCCTGTACTTAAGAAACTTAGTCATTTACCAGTTATAGTAGATCCAAGTCATGCTGCTGGAAAATGGTGGTTAGTAGAGCCACTTGCAAAAGCTGCTATAGCAGTTGGTGCAGATGGTCTTGAAATTGAAGTACACTATGATCCTGCTAATGCATTTAGTGATGGCCCTCAATCTTTAAAACCTGAAAAATTCGAATCTCTTATGGACTCTATAAGAGTAATTGCAAAAACACAAAACAAAATAGTTTAA
- the trpB gene encoding tryptophan synthase subunit beta codes for MKGRFGEYGGQYAPETVMNAIIILEEEYEKAKVDPEFIAKYKYYLKNYAGRETPLYYAEHLTKKLGGAKIYLKREDLNHTGAHKINNALGQILLAIRMGKKRIIAETGAGQHGVATATVAAMFGLECEVFMGEEDIQRQSLNVFKMKMLGAKVTSVTTGTGTLKDAVNEAMKDWVSNVEDTFYVIGSTMGLHPYPTMVRDFQRVIGDEARRQILDCEDRLPDYIIACVGGGSNAMGIFYPFIEDKDVKLIGVEAAGKGLNTNQHAATITKGTVGIIHGMKTYVLQDEDGQIMPVYSISAGLDYPGIGPEHAHLHDIHRAQYFSATDDEAVNAFMELTKIEGIIPAIESSHAVAYAMKLAPTLPKDKIIIINLSGRGDKDINTIAQIMGVKL; via the coding sequence ATGAAAGGTAGATTTGGAGAATACGGTGGTCAATATGCCCCCGAAACAGTAATGAATGCAATTATAATACTAGAGGAAGAATATGAAAAAGCTAAAGTGGATCCTGAGTTCATAGCTAAATACAAATATTATCTTAAGAACTATGCCGGTCGTGAAACTCCATTATATTATGCAGAGCATCTCACAAAAAAATTAGGTGGGGCAAAAATATATTTAAAGAGAGAAGATTTAAACCATACAGGAGCTCATAAAATTAATAATGCACTAGGACAGATACTACTTGCAATAAGAATGGGAAAGAAACGAATAATAGCCGAAACCGGCGCAGGCCAACACGGAGTTGCAACAGCTACTGTAGCTGCAATGTTCGGACTTGAGTGTGAAGTATTCATGGGCGAGGAAGATATACAAAGACAATCTCTAAATGTATTTAAAATGAAGATGTTAGGTGCTAAGGTTACCTCAGTTACTACTGGTACAGGCACATTAAAAGATGCTGTTAATGAAGCTATGAAAGATTGGGTCAGTAATGTGGAAGATACTTTTTATGTTATAGGATCTACCATGGGATTACATCCATATCCAACAATGGTTCGTGACTTCCAAAGGGTTATTGGAGATGAAGCTAGAAGGCAGATATTAGATTGCGAAGATAGATTACCTGATTATATAATAGCATGCGTTGGTGGAGGGAGTAATGCTATGGGCATATTCTACCCTTTCATCGAGGATAAAGATGTAAAACTTATTGGGGTTGAAGCAGCAGGCAAAGGGCTAAATACAAATCAACATGCAGCAACTATCACTAAAGGTACTGTAGGTATAATTCACGGAATGAAAACATATGTACTTCAAGATGAAGACGGTCAAATAATGCCTGTTTATTCAATATCCGCAGGTCTTGATTATCCTGGAATAGGACCTGAACATGCTCATCTTCATGACATACATCGTGCTCAATATTTTAGTGCTACAGATGACGAGGCCGTAAATGCCTTTATGGAACTCACAAAAATCGAAGGAATAATTCCGGCTATAGAAAGTTCTCATGCAGTTGCCTATGCAATGAAACTGGCACCAACACTTCCAAAAGATAAAATAATTATTATTAATCTTTCAGGACGTGGCGACAAAGATATAAATACAATAGCGCAAATTATGGGGGTAAAGTTATGA
- the aroB gene encoding 3-dehydroquinate synthase, with amino-acid sequence MFNIEVKASSGSYPIYIKIGLLDEIGVEVKKIYKGSRIAVVTDSNVDEFYGQKTINSLKESGFETFKIVVKAGEESKSFKTLLEVYDKLLDFKINRGDIIIALGGGVVGDMAGFAASTFLRGISLIQIPTTLLAQVDSSVGGKVAVDLPRGKNLVGSFYMPKAVFIDPLLLRTLNDKYLNDGMGEVIKYGAIKDSELFNTLMKYENKEALLSEIDKIIYTCCSIKATLVELDEKDTGERMLLNYGHTIGHAIEQFFNFTKYSHGEAVAMGMYSITKLGEELGLTKIGSSIAIKDILVKYNLPWELPEIRTQAIIETISHDKKNIGGSMNLILIESIGNSFIEKIDKTKIENYLQKIIK; translated from the coding sequence ATGTTTAATATAGAAGTTAAGGCTTCCAGCGGAAGTTATCCAATATATATTAAAATTGGATTGTTAGATGAAATTGGAGTAGAAGTTAAGAAGATATATAAAGGAAGTAGAATAGCTGTTGTAACGGATTCTAATGTTGATGAGTTTTATGGTCAAAAGACCATTAACTCATTAAAAGAGTCAGGTTTTGAAACTTTTAAAATTGTGGTAAAAGCAGGAGAAGAAAGCAAGTCATTTAAAACACTGCTCGAGGTGTATGATAAACTTTTAGATTTTAAGATAAATAGAGGAGATATTATTATTGCATTAGGTGGTGGAGTGGTTGGCGATATGGCTGGTTTTGCAGCCTCAACTTTCTTAAGGGGTATTTCCCTTATACAAATTCCAACTACACTACTTGCACAGGTGGATAGTAGTGTAGGAGGGAAGGTTGCAGTAGATTTGCCACGTGGAAAGAATTTAGTGGGAAGTTTTTATATGCCTAAGGCAGTTTTTATCGATCCATTACTTCTTAGAACACTTAATGATAAGTATTTAAATGATGGTATGGGTGAAGTCATAAAATATGGGGCTATCAAAGATAGTGAGTTATTTAATACTTTAATGAAATATGAAAATAAAGAAGCCCTTTTGAGTGAAATAGATAAAATTATATATACTTGTTGCTCTATTAAAGCAACTCTTGTTGAATTAGATGAGAAGGATACAGGAGAAAGAATGTTATTAAATTATGGTCATACCATTGGTCACGCAATTGAGCAGTTCTTTAATTTCACAAAATACTCTCATGGAGAGGCAGTAGCAATGGGTATGTATTCTATAACTAAACTCGGAGAAGAACTAGGATTAACTAAGATAGGGTCATCTATTGCTATAAAAGATATTTTAGTTAAGTATAATCTGCCATGGGAGTTGCCTGAAATAAGAACTCAAGCTATAATTGAAACTATTAGTCATGATAAGAAAAATATTGGGGGATCCATGAATTTAATATTAATAGAATCCATCGGGAATAGCTTTATTGAAAAAATTGATAAAACTAAAATAGAGAATTATCTTCAAAAAATCATAAAATGA
- the pheA gene encoding prephenate dehydratase, whose translation MGNLDDLRNKIDEIDASLVSLFEKRMETVLKVAEYKKANGIAILNQGREEAVIKKNLNIVKNKDLYSEVEEFFKSVMEISRGFQDKTLNKSQDLPADKNLIVGFYGVTGSFSEQALKEYFGENVDTKEISEFEDIFLDLKYGKINYGVIPIENSSTGAISEVYDLLNKYDFYITGEKYLKISQNLMGIKGSTLDNIKEVYSHPQGLEQSMEFLKGYKQWKLTPYKSTAKSAELVKNKNDKTLAAIASTKAAEIYDLEILQKNVNSNTTNMTRFVVIGKEMESNTKSNKTSLVLSTTHKAGSLYHVLKHFAENDINLMKIESRPIKDKPWEYFFYIDFQGNINENKIINAIELIKKNSRYFKILGNYRSEIINI comes from the coding sequence ATGGGTAATTTAGATGATTTAAGAAATAAAATTGATGAAATTGACGCTAGTCTTGTATCATTATTTGAAAAGCGTATGGAAACAGTTTTAAAGGTAGCTGAGTATAAGAAGGCAAATGGTATTGCCATTTTAAATCAAGGACGTGAAGAAGCAGTTATAAAGAAGAATTTAAACATCGTTAAAAATAAGGATTTATACTCAGAGGTAGAAGAATTTTTTAAATCAGTTATGGAAATAAGTAGGGGGTTTCAGGATAAAACTCTAAATAAAAGTCAAGATTTGCCTGCTGATAAGAATTTGATTGTTGGTTTTTATGGTGTTACAGGTTCATTTAGCGAACAGGCATTAAAAGAATATTTTGGAGAAAATGTGGACACAAAAGAAATAAGTGAGTTTGAAGATATATTTTTAGATCTTAAATATGGAAAAATAAATTATGGAGTTATTCCTATAGAGAATTCTTCAACTGGTGCAATATCTGAGGTTTATGACCTTCTTAATAAATATGATTTTTATATAACAGGAGAAAAATATCTAAAAATAAGTCAGAATTTAATGGGAATTAAAGGTTCAACATTAGATAATATCAAAGAGGTTTATTCCCATCCGCAAGGACTTGAGCAAAGCATGGAATTTTTAAAAGGGTATAAACAATGGAAGCTTACTCCTTATAAGAGTACTGCTAAAAGTGCAGAATTAGTTAAAAATAAAAACGATAAAACGCTAGCTGCGATAGCTAGCACTAAGGCAGCAGAGATATATGATCTTGAAATATTACAAAAAAATGTAAATTCAAATACAACAAATATGACTAGATTTGTTGTCATTGGCAAAGAGATGGAGTCAAATACGAAAAGCAATAAAACAAGTTTAGTTTTATCAACTACCCACAAGGCAGGTTCGCTGTATCATGTCTTAAAGCATTTTGCAGAAAATGATATAAATCTTATGAAAATTGAATCTAGACCCATCAAAGATAAACCATGGGAATATTTTTTTTACATTGATTTCCAGGGAAATATTAACGAAAATAAAATTATAAATGCAATTGAACTAATAAAAAAGAATAGTCGTTATTTTAAAATATTGGGTAATTATAGAAGTGAGATAATCAATATTTAA
- a CDS encoding prephenate dehydrogenase, whose product MDCTDFNITIVGLGLIGGSFAMALRKLNPKNIWAIDIDKETLRVAEEMNIIDKGYLSPEIPLSNSDIVILAVYPQKTINFVKSNMSSFKIGAVITDTAGIKSNLIHEIMPVLRKDLDFIGGHPMAGKEESGLKAASKDMFKNANYIITPINGNKEENINLVGTIAKGMGCKRVVYLTPKEHDDIISYTSQLPHIIAVSLIDCNSLIKGTSKFIGGSFRDTTRVATINGELWPELLLYNKENIISKIEDFEKNIKEIKTAIINNDDVFLKKRFEDATKKREEIVKDV is encoded by the coding sequence TTGGATTGTACTGACTTTAATATTACAATTGTAGGCCTAGGACTTATAGGGGGTTCCTTTGCCATGGCACTAAGAAAATTAAATCCTAAAAACATTTGGGCCATTGACATTGATAAAGAAACGCTAAGAGTGGCGGAGGAAATGAATATCATTGATAAAGGATATTTAAGTCCAGAAATACCGCTTAGTAATTCAGATATTGTTATACTTGCAGTTTATCCTCAAAAGACTATAAATTTTGTAAAAAGCAATATGAGTTCATTTAAAATTGGGGCAGTTATTACAGATACTGCTGGAATTAAGAGTAATTTAATACATGAAATTATGCCTGTACTTAGGAAAGATTTAGATTTTATAGGTGGACATCCTATGGCAGGAAAAGAAGAATCAGGACTTAAGGCTGCATCAAAGGATATGTTTAAAAATGCAAATTACATTATAACCCCGATTAATGGAAACAAAGAAGAAAATATAAATTTAGTAGGGACTATTGCTAAAGGTATGGGTTGCAAAAGAGTAGTGTATCTTACCCCGAAAGAGCATGATGATATAATTTCTTATACGAGTCAGTTACCACATATTATAGCTGTTTCGCTAATCGATTGTAATAGTTTAATTAAAGGGACATCCAAGTTCATTGGAGGAAGCTTTAGGGACACGACTAGAGTTGCTACTATAAATGGTGAATTATGGCCTGAATTACTCTTATATAATAAGGAAAATATAATTAGTAAGATTGAAGATTTTGAAAAAAACATAAAAGAAATAAAAACCGCAATAATAAATAATGATGATGTTTTTCTTAAAAAAAGGTTTGAGGATGCAACAAAGAAAAGAGAGGAGATTGTTAAAGATGTTTAA